In Sardina pilchardus chromosome 8, fSarPil1.1, whole genome shotgun sequence, a genomic segment contains:
- the LOC134089016 gene encoding C-X-C motif chemokine 11-6-like, with product MKSAALLALLAVLLFVDVRGQRDSAGRCKCLDAGVNAIRPNRIERLEVLPASASCPNMEIIVTLKENGGEKCLNPESKLAINFVKRAIKKRSTQ from the exons ATGAAGTCAGCAGCTCTCCTCGCACTTCTGGCCGTCCTGCTCTTCGTAGACGTGAGAG GGCAACGGGATTCTGCGGGAAGATGCAAGTGCCTGGATGCAGGGGTCAATGCCATCCGCCCAAACCGCATTGAGAGGCTCGAGGTGCTTCCTGCCTCCGCCTCATGCCCCAACATGGAAATCAT TGTCACTCTCAAGGAGAATGGTGGAGAAAAGTGCCTGAATCCAGAGAGCAAGCTTGCCATAAATTTTGTCAAGAGAGCTATCAAAAAGAG GAGTACACAGTAA